Proteins found in one Mytilus edulis chromosome 2, xbMytEdul2.2, whole genome shotgun sequence genomic segment:
- the LOC139510205 gene encoding uncharacterized protein — translation MDPSHVEQQEEIHAPEGNVPDLELLQNPSNTTHLDENPETRRVRDLTEKGKGAYTEKRNKFCEELEVLWSDITTQLLEITTPSNELQQVLTAQDNLVKACTNYRRLTDEYLDFLKRTRTLDSQKDIDACNLTLDLRLSKVELAMDSLHEHRLALTKAKSTKTKTSRGKKTSHSGSSNVSDMSSLARRKRAKAEAAKSKIAFVEKHALILQQEAMLEEQALFRQIEMEQEAAQKKAEMEQEATRKKAEMEQEVAQRKVQLEQEAAQRTVQLEQEAMRRKAQMQQEAVRVSREKAELKAKFNLLEAQREAAAAEAEARILEYDDSQAFSDLPDEKEDLLQRVQDFVNKLPVSTAVKEVTGPQKKKQIPVKIELSHEAPAFVPSVALNLPSQTPKVLPTRAKSPDVNAFPDLGTITNIGKQGVSEKIPVLHQNQGVIEEIPVSHPKQGVIEENPVAYQQQINPTSEITRFLLRKDLLFSRLTNFNDQAGFFHTWKSSFKNVIDELQVSDSEQIDLLIKWLGPESGKHAMSIRASNANNPTRGLQRLWQRLDERYGAPEMLEASITSKLVNFPTLTNKDNARLYDLSDILSEIEYHKENPKLGCLLAYFDSSSGINPIVEKLPYGLQEKWITRASRYKSKYEVAFPPFTEFSAFIREMSKIKNDPGFIFGSKVTPNTKDSTSRFTPQTYSKVNVHKTAVEQQTEDSSQQQNLCILHKTKHTLNECRAFRAKPIEERKELLRQNNVCYKCCESTTHRSRDCNASISCNECGSERHTTALHITRPQQSESSQFSSPRQAYGGEQTESAETKLTSVSSICTEIYKDHKSEKSYAKILPVDVYHKDKTNKIIRMYAIIDDQSNRSLASPEFFSLFNVREKPENYSLTTCSGRVATSGKRGKDFVIKSVHSDVRFDLPTLIECNNIPNHRDEIPTPEVAMQHPHLKELRGSIPPIEERCQILLLIGRDLIEAHHVLEQRLGPSRTPFAQKLRLGWVIIGNTYIDKQTSPIQVHTKITNVSITESEQRLASRPEIAVKDKNPIVVQYNDTNFHLNAKVAKSHSMQSLECTGPSTKPVKRTNSSKGTSLASLKAKSVTSIEKSIDKESFNPKSTEPKVHGEEINSIHKPIPKEGPLANLNLPLYEQRLLRGGCSIVKSDLNISEKEPVVLSGHRHRVTPFLGHYYDKIKHRGRHSTDRATRSAGLDVMTKRLISSDTHKDVSYRQIGRQPTTNSCYTSIYLRSSSPSNYVGENSSHYRYSSNRTFYNVVRDTLLLKDKKLCLPSFTWNVLIRNLYSEKSLRSDISHTK, via the coding sequence ATGGATCCAAGTCATGTGGAACAACAAGAAGAGATACATGCCCCAGAGGGAAATGTCCCAGATCTAGAACTCTTACAAAATCCGTCTAATACCACACATTTAGATGAAAATCCCGAGACTAGGCGAGTACGGGATCTCACCGAAAAAGGTAAAGGAGCCTACACAGAAAAACGTAACAAGTTCTGTGAGGAATTAGAGGTCCTTTGGTCAGATATAACGACCCAGTTATTGGAAATCACCACACCTTCCAATGAACTTCAGCAAGTCTTAACAGCCCAGGACAATCTTGTAAAAGCCTGTACAAATTATCGTAGGCTCACAGACGAATATCTGGACTTTCTAAAAAGGACCAGAACGTTGGACAGTCAAAAAGACATAGACGCATGTAACCTTACATTGGATCTCCGTCTGTCCAAAGTGGAACTGGCCATGGACTCTTTACACGAGCATCGCCTCGCCCTAACAAAGGCCAAATCAACTAAAACAAAGACCTCAAGGGGTAAGAAAACCTCGCATAGCGGTAGCTCTAACGTGTCAGACATGTCAAGTTTGGCACGGAGAAAGCGTGCCAAGGCAGAGGCTGCAAAGTCTAAGATAGCATTCGTCGAAAAACATGCCCTTATCCTACAACAGGAAGCAATGTTAGAGGAACAAGCCTTGTTCAGACAAattgaaatggaacaggaagcagcACAGAAAAAGgctgaaatggaacaggaagccaCACGTAAAAAGGCAGAAATGGAGCAAGAAGTCGCTCAACGTAAAGTTCAACTAGAACAGGAGGCCGCACAGAGAACAGTGCAATTAGAACAAGAGGCTATGCGTAGGAAGGCTCAAATGCAACAAGAAGCCGTACGGGTAAGCCGTGAAAAAGCCGAGCTGAAAGCCAAATTTAACCTTCTTGAAGCACAGagagaagctgcagccgcagaagccgaggctcgtatCCTGGAATACGATGACAGCCAAGCGTTTAGCGATCTCCCTGACGAAAAGGAAGACCTGctccagcgtgtgcaagatttcgtcaataaacttcctgtatcaactgctgtaaaggaagtaacaggacctcaaaagaaaaaacaaattcctgttaaAATTGAGCTGAGTCAtgaagcaccagcgttcgtgccatcTGTGGCACTGAACTTGCCATCACAAACACCTAAGGTCTTGCCTACACGTGCTAAGTCACCAGATGTTAATGCATTCCCAGATCTGGGAACAATAACTAACATAGGAAAACAGGGCGTTTCAGAAAAGATCCCTGTCTTACACCAAAATCAAGGCGtcatagaagagatccctgtttcaCACCCAAAACAAGGCGTAATAGAAGAGAACCCTGTAGCATACCAGCAACAAATCAATCCCACGTCGGAGATAACTAGATTTCTTTTACGCAAAGACCTATTATTCTCCAGGCTAACAAATTTTAATGACCAGGCAGGATTCTTCCATACATGGAAATCTAGCTTCAAAAACGTCATAGACGAATTACAAGTTTCTGACTCGGAACAAATAGACCTACTGATAAAGTGGCTAGGGCCAGAGTCTGGTAAACATGCCATGAGTATTAGGGCATCAAATGCCAACAACCCTACTAGAGGCTTACAGAGGTTATGGCAAAGACTGGATGAGCGatatggtgctccagaaatgttggaagcctctATCACGAGTAAACTCGTCAATTTTCCTACCTTGACGAACAAAGATAACGCACGTCTTTATGACTTGTCTGATATTCTATCAGAAATCGAATAtcacaaggaaaatcccaagctgggatgtttgcTTGCTTATTTCGATTCTTCGTCCGGTATAAATCCTATTGTGGAAAAACTACCATACGGACTCCAAGAAAAGTGGATAACAAGGGCTTCAAGATACAAGTCCAAATATGAAGTTGCCTTTCCGCCATTCACAGAATTCTCTGCCTTCATCAGGGAAATGAGCAAAATTAAGAACGATCCTGGGTTCATCTTTGGATCAAAAgtaacaccaaatacaaaagaCTCTACGTCAAGGTTCACACCTCAGACGTACTCTAAAGTCAACGTCCATAAGACGGCTGTTGAACAGCAAACTGAAGACAGCAGTCAACAACAAAATCTGTGTATCCTACATAAGACAAAGCATACCTTGAATGAATGCCGAGCATTCCGAGCCAAACCAATCGAGGAACGCAAGGAACTGTTAAGACAAAACAATGTGTGCTACAAGTGTTGTGAGTCAACCACACACAGAAGTCGGGACTGCAACGCAAGTATCAGTTGTAACGAGTGTGGAAGTGAACGACATACCACAGCActtcacatcactagaccacaACAATCTGAAAGTTCCCAGTTTAGCTCACCCAGAcaagcctacggcggggagcAGACAGAGTCAGCTGAAACAAAGTTAACCTCTGTAAGTTCGATCTGCACAGAGATCTACAAAGATCATAAGAGCGAGAAATCTTATGCCAAGATATTACCTGTGGACGTGTACCACAAGgacaagacaaacaaaattatcaggatgtacgccattattgacgaccaaagcaaccggtctcTTGCCTCGCCTGAATTCTTCAGTCTGTTTAACGTTCGGGAGAAACCTGAAAACTACTCTCTTACGACATGCTCCGGCAGAGTAGCTACTTCCGGGAAAAGAGGAAAAGATTTCGTCATAAAATCTGTACATAGTGACGTACGATTTGATCTGCCTAcattaattgaatgtaataatattCCCAATCATCGAGACGAAATTCCTACTCCTGAAGTTGCAATGCAGCATCCTCATCTGAAAGAACTCAGAGGAAGCATTCCACCAATAGAGGAACGTTGTCAAATTCTTCTCCTTATTGGAAGggaccttatagaggcacaccaCGTCCTTGAACAACGCCTAGGACCATCCCGAACTCCATTTGCCCAAAAGTTGAGACTTGGTTGGGTCATAATTGGAAATACATACATTGACAAGCAAACTTCTCCTATTCAAGTCCACACAAAGATAACTAACGTTTCAATCACGGAATCAGAACAACGTCTTGCCTCAAGACCGGAAATAGCCGTCAAGGACAAGAATCCTATTGTTGTTCAGTATAACGACACAAACTTTCATTTGAATGCCAAGGTCGCTAAATCGCATTCAATGCAATCCCTTGAATGTACAGGACCTAGTACCAAGCCTGTTAAACGCACAAATTCATCTAAAGGGACATCACTCGCGTCACTAAAAGCAAAATCTGTGACttctatagaaaaatctatagatAAAGAAAGTTTCAATCCGAAATCAACAGAACCTAAAGTTCATGGAGAGGAAATCAATAGCATTCACAAACCTATTCCGAAAGAAGGACCTCTTGCCAATCTCAATCTGCCATTGTATGAGCAACGTCTACTACGAGGAGGATGCAGTATTGTCAAATCTGACTTGAATATAAGTGAAAAGGAACCAGTAGTCTTATCTGGACATCGTCACAGAGTAACACCTTTTCTTGGACATTACTACGACAAAATCAAACATAGAGGACGCCACTCTACAGATAGAGCAACTAGATCTGCAGGATTGGACGTTATGACGAAACGCCTAATTTCGTCTGATACTCACAAAGATGTGTCATATCGCCAAATCGGAAGACAACCAACTACTAACTCTTGTTATACTTCGATCTATCTTCGATCGTCATCGCCGTCTAACTACGTTGGAGAAAACAGTTCCCATTATCGATACAGCAGTAATAGAACATTCTACAATGTCGTCCGAGACACCCTTCTTCTAAAGGACAAAAAACTGTGCCTTCCCAGTTTCACGTGGAACGTACTTATTAGGAACCTTTATAGTGAAAAATCGTTGAGATCTGATATTTCTCACACGAAATAG